One window of Verrucomicrobiota bacterium genomic DNA carries:
- the lexA gene encoding repressor LexA: MQELTKRQRQIVDFIQTTRHETGVTPSFQEIADRFGFRSLTTVADHLRLIRQKGALLTGEPGQARSLRVVSPLHALRKRVADIPIYGAIPAGFPADRQQEAKGCVSIDIETLGLKPTPRTFALEVRGDSMIGKCILDGDLVVLEHGMTPRNGDVVAALIDNESTLKTFAMERGKPFLRAENPHYPKMIPASELVIQGVMVALIRKRK, from the coding sequence ATGCAGGAACTGACCAAACGCCAGCGGCAAATCGTCGATTTCATCCAGACCACGCGCCATGAAACCGGCGTGACGCCCAGCTTTCAGGAGATTGCCGACCGCTTCGGCTTTCGCAGCCTGACCACCGTGGCCGATCACCTCCGCCTGATCCGTCAGAAGGGCGCCTTGTTGACCGGTGAACCAGGCCAGGCGCGATCGTTGCGCGTCGTTTCGCCATTGCACGCCCTGCGAAAGCGCGTCGCGGACATCCCGATTTACGGCGCCATCCCCGCCGGCTTCCCTGCCGACCGCCAGCAGGAAGCCAAAGGCTGTGTTTCCATCGACATCGAGACGCTCGGCCTCAAGCCCACGCCGCGCACGTTCGCGTTGGAGGTGCGGGGCGACTCGATGATCGGCAAGTGCATCTTGGACGGCGACCTCGTCGTGCTCGAACACGGCATGACGCCGCGCAACGGCGACGTGGTGGCCGCGCTGATCGACAACGAGTCCACACTCAAGACCTTCGCGATGGAACGCGGTAAGCCGTTCCTCCGCGCCGAAAACCCGCATTATCCGAAAATGATTCCGGCCAGTGAACTGGTCATCCAGGGCGTGATGGTCGCGCTCATCCGCAAACGCAAATGA
- a CDS encoding DUF72 domain-containing protein codes for MAFERERMKRTAASLAAKGVFIGTSSWKYAGWRGLLYDESRYLWRGKVAESRFEKQCLAEYAEVFKTVCVDAAYYKFPDRRYLEGMVSQVPRDFQFAFKVTDEITVKKFTNQPRFGIRAGKPNANFLNADLFASAFLKPCDPFRENVGLLMFEFSHFYPSDYQHGRDFVADLDRFLENIPSGWPYGVEIRNKHFLHPDYFAVLRRHGVAHVFNSWADMPPVGEQMALPDSLTNPKLCGARFLLKPGRKYQEAVDLFSPYDRVKEPDAEARAAGAKLIKEGVATGGQRKTFIYVNNRLEGNALATIDAMLEQAGSKV; via the coding sequence ATGGCTTTCGAGCGTGAACGAATGAAAAGAACAGCCGCGTCCCTGGCGGCCAAAGGCGTGTTCATCGGCACGTCCTCGTGGAAATACGCCGGCTGGCGCGGCCTGCTCTACGACGAATCTCGTTACCTCTGGCGCGGCAAGGTCGCCGAAAGCCGTTTTGAGAAACAGTGCCTGGCCGAGTACGCCGAAGTCTTCAAGACGGTCTGCGTGGATGCGGCCTACTACAAGTTTCCCGACCGGCGCTACCTCGAAGGCATGGTGTCGCAAGTGCCAAGGGATTTTCAGTTCGCGTTCAAAGTCACCGATGAAATCACCGTCAAAAAGTTCACCAACCAGCCGAGGTTCGGCATCCGCGCCGGAAAACCCAACGCGAATTTTCTGAATGCGGACCTGTTCGCCTCGGCCTTCCTCAAGCCGTGCGATCCGTTCCGCGAGAATGTCGGCCTGCTCATGTTCGAATTCTCGCACTTTTATCCAAGCGATTATCAGCATGGCCGCGACTTTGTCGCCGACCTCGACCGTTTCCTGGAAAACATTCCCAGCGGCTGGCCTTATGGCGTGGAAATCCGGAACAAACATTTCCTGCACCCGGACTATTTCGCCGTCCTGCGGCGGCACGGTGTCGCGCACGTTTTCAACAGTTGGGCGGACATGCCGCCGGTGGGCGAGCAGATGGCGTTGCCGGACAGTCTCACCAATCCGAAGCTGTGCGGCGCGCGGTTCTTGCTCAAGCCGGGCCGCAAGTATCAGGAGGCCGTCGATCTGTTCAGTCCGTACGACCGCGTCAAAGAACCGGACGCGGAGGCCCGCGCTGCCGGCGCGAAATTGATCAAGGAAGGCGTGGCCACGGGGGGCCAGCGAAAGACTTTCATCTACGTCAACAACCGACTGGAAGGCAACGCGCTCGCGACCATTGATGCCATGCTGGAACAGGCGGGGTCGAAGGTCTGA
- a CDS encoding DUF2971 domain-containing protein: MKNVRSNVLFKFCSGDSAVKILKGNSVFVTSPLDLNDPFEMRPGWTDDHEKRFSADQQLQSELITGVPVYVALANDNLKKAGTMPYLHPQQPIQVDSQRGIADRHNSQIFRLLHQRFRVLSLVSNLFNLADGEGESDEHSTLMWSHYADQFQGVCFALDAAQFDNGMRCGGFPVKYFPERQTLPPSYYDCWQSLSQPRDSAHKLDPASGLFLNSDERSASEERHFLNLLVHKSPVWQYEREVRMIYDLARLVSLPQIKVRCEVCNRKERPLTQCNHTSYRDTIHIPPAAVRAVIFGADCPLRVVQSVFDVLSESKYQHVETYWSCLHSSKYLVHYVKGSRDYIECIQQELAKHVAFAKNHYFDGKLRLAPKGINYVRDAPPKHRRTRRDC; the protein is encoded by the coding sequence GTGAAAAACGTTCGCTCCAATGTTCTTTTCAAGTTTTGCAGTGGCGACAGCGCGGTGAAGATCCTGAAAGGAAACTCAGTGTTTGTGACCAGTCCGCTTGACCTAAACGACCCGTTCGAGATGCGCCCTGGTTGGACTGACGACCATGAGAAGCGTTTCTCTGCTGATCAGCAATTGCAAAGCGAACTCATTACGGGTGTCCCTGTATATGTGGCCCTTGCCAACGACAACTTGAAGAAGGCCGGGACGATGCCCTATCTGCATCCGCAGCAGCCCATTCAAGTGGATTCACAGCGGGGCATAGCTGACCGGCATAATTCACAGATTTTTCGGCTTCTACACCAACGATTTCGTGTCTTAAGTTTGGTTTCCAACCTCTTTAATTTGGCCGATGGAGAAGGCGAGTCAGATGAGCATTCCACTTTGATGTGGTCTCATTACGCTGATCAGTTCCAAGGAGTTTGCTTCGCCTTGGATGCTGCCCAATTTGACAATGGGATGCGCTGCGGGGGTTTTCCTGTAAAGTATTTCCCGGAAAGGCAGACTCTCCCTCCCAGCTACTATGATTGCTGGCAGTCTTTGTCCCAGCCACGCGACAGCGCACACAAGTTGGACCCGGCGTCTGGACTATTTTTGAACTCAGACGAACGATCTGCATCTGAAGAACGCCACTTTCTGAACCTTTTGGTGCACAAGTCGCCAGTCTGGCAATATGAGCGCGAAGTGCGCATGATCTATGACCTTGCAAGGCTCGTCTCGTTGCCGCAGATCAAAGTTCGGTGTGAGGTGTGCAATCGGAAGGAACGCCCACTCACGCAATGCAACCATACTTCCTATCGTGACACCATTCACATCCCACCGGCGGCGGTTCGCGCAGTGATTTTCGGTGCCGATTGCCCGCTGCGGGTGGTGCAAAGCGTCTTCGACGTTTTATCTGAGTCGAAATATCAGCACGTCGAGACCTACTGGTCGTGCCTGCATTCATCGAAGTATCTGGTTCATTACGTGAAAGGTTCACGTGATTACATCGAATGCATCCAACAAGAATTAGCGAAGCATGTGGCATTCGCGAAGAACCATTACTTCGACGGGAAACTGAGACTTGCCCCGAAAGGAATAAATTATGTTCGTGATGCTCCACCTAAGCACCGGAGGACACGGCGAGATTGCTGA
- a CDS encoding type II secretion system protein yields the protein MEPPLNIVPLRASPARELAFTLIELLVVIAIIAILAGLLLPTLANAKEKARRASCQSALRQLGLACHMYGDDNNQKLPSGVRDDGATHTIWVGTNTFNAIRDYSSSNMSSCPSFINQFQYYYPGVGYVIGYSYNGACKKPWAGEPNPKWISPQRLTDDPQLVLAADLNAWDKSPGWTLAPHGRGGPIKQAGNVFMYVGGKTSKEVGAAGGNVGYLDGSVSWKPIAKMTNYWAFQSGIYWNAW from the coding sequence ATGGAACCGCCGCTGAACATCGTTCCTCTCCGCGCTTCGCCAGCCCGTGAACTGGCCTTCACACTGATCGAATTACTGGTGGTGATTGCGATTATTGCGATTCTTGCCGGGCTGTTGTTGCCGACGCTGGCCAACGCCAAGGAGAAGGCCCGTCGCGCATCCTGTCAGAGCGCCCTGCGTCAGCTTGGGTTGGCGTGCCACATGTATGGCGACGATAACAATCAAAAGCTCCCTTCCGGAGTTCGCGATGATGGCGCAACTCACACGATTTGGGTGGGCACGAATACGTTCAACGCCATCCGGGATTACAGCAGCAGCAACATGAGCAGTTGTCCAAGTTTCATCAATCAATTCCAATATTATTACCCCGGAGTGGGGTACGTCATCGGCTACAGCTACAACGGCGCGTGTAAAAAACCGTGGGCGGGCGAGCCGAATCCCAAATGGATCTCCCCGCAAAGACTGACGGATGACCCACAACTTGTCCTGGCGGCGGACTTGAATGCGTGGGACAAGAGTCCCGGCTGGACTTTGGCACCGCACGGACGCGGCGGTCCCATCAAACAGGCGGGCAATGTCTTCATGTATGTGGGCGGGAAAACGTCCAAGGAAGTCGGTGCCGCCGGTGGTAACGTCGGTTACCTGGATGGCTCGGTGTCGTGGAAGCCGATTGCCAAAATGACGAATTACTGGGCCTTCCAATCGGGTATTTATTGGAATGCCTGGTGA